The genomic interval GTAATTATCTCTCGAAAAGTATCTAACAAAATCACTCACTGCCCCATAGCCAATGCTCTTCCAAAGTTTTAATTCACTAGCCCACCACCCTAAACCCTCTAACTCAGAAAATATTAAAACACTTCTCAATCTTTGATGAGATGCAGAGACTCCATGGACCTCTAAACAGCAACCATAGTTCATGATTACGTGTATTAAAGACGATTCCGACACAAACTCTGAAGGAAAGAAATGAACCGACGACACTCTATGCCATTGCCACCTCCGCCAGCATTGGACGCTCAACCTCACCGGCAGAGACACGAAACCCACAAAACATTCATTTATGAATTCCCTCCACGTGTCAGAGTGGGTTAGGAATGCTCCGAAATTGTACCACAcagacctttttttttttttttgagaaagcaCAGTCACAGACCTCTTCCTACAGTGTCTCTTAATCTCTTGTTCTTTGGCCCTTTTGTCTTACTTGAGTTACTTCCCTCTCCTCTATCCAAGTGTGACAGAAAGGAACCACAGTATGATGtcttccattttttttccttgataaaattgaaaatgaaaatttttgtTTTGGGGTCCTACCCCTCtagtattatttttgtgtGGAGTCTGtggctctatatatatagagagctGGTTCCATCTCACTTGGCCACTCTGCATCCTCCATATTTTATGAGTCACTTTTTTTCCTGTCTAaaccaacaaaaacaaatccaAGAGCATTGGAAAAGGTTCAAGTGATTGAAATGGAACATAAGGAGGAGGTTGTGAGGTCAAGATTCAAGAGGGTTTGTGTGTTTTGTGGAAGCAATACTGGAAAGAGAGAAAGCTACAAGGCTGCTGCAATAGAATTAGGCCAAGAGCTGGTacttatttttctttcatagtttgcttcttctttttttctcttataTGTGCTTGTTGTGTTGTGTCTGAGTTTGAGATATTTGAAGGTGTCAAGGAGGCTGGACCTTGTCTATGGAGGTGGAAGCATTGGACTGATGGGTCTGGTTTCACAGGCTGTGCATGATGGTGGACGCAAGGTTCTTGGGTAAGAAATCATCaagcttttttttctttttattgggTTACTCGTATGTTTTGTAACTCATTCCATTTTGAATCTTCTTGTTGTTCCACTTTCTGATTTAGTTTGCTGCTCATTTCATAGGATCATCCCCAGACCTCTAATGGGTGCAGAGGTAAATCCCTAGCTAGTAGCTAATCTCATTTGggttttcttcctcttccccTCATCTAGGTTCAAAGTTGGCTCCTTTTTGCAGATTTCTCACAAAATGTTTGCATGTGGTTTGCGTCTGTTCATCAGATAATAGGCGAAACAGTTGGGGAGGAGAGGTCTGTAGCCGACATGCACCAAAGGAAGGCTGAAATGGCCCGCCATTCTGATTGTTTTATAGCATTATCAGGTCCCAACTCTTGAAATTTTTCCAAGTGTGGCCCTTTATATCTGGTTCATTTCTTCCTTAAACTATTCAAATGGGGGGATGTAATCCCTTGCTTTGGTTTTTCAGGAGGGTATGGAACTTTAGAGGAGTTGCTGGAAGTGATTGCTTGGTCCCAACTTGGTATCCATAACAAACCTGTAAGAGCGCGCATTATGATACTGAGAAACCCACCACCTCACAAATTCTTTCCCTTGAAGTTTCtaacttaaaaataaaaaataaaaaaaaattgcaggtGGGTTTGCTCAATGTTGATGGCTACTACAATTACCTCCTCATATTTATTGACAAAACCGTGGATGATGGCTTTATCAAGCCTTCCCAGCGCGCCACATCATAGTCTCTTCTCAAAATGCCAAGGAGCTTGTTGAAAAACTTGAGGTATGTGATAGAAAATGTgttactttcattttcattaaaCACTAATATGCATGCTTGTATTATTGGTTTGAAGTTCATTTATAGCATTTAAACTGTCCTGTGATTAGAGAAAGGGTCAAAGGATCCTGACCCAATTACCATCTTGGCCTCTGATGTTTTCTTTTGCCTCTTGTTTGGTTGTGTGTGTGAATGATGACActgctttgttttgttttgtttggggTTAGGGGTATGTGCCAGTGCATGATGGAGCCATAGCCAAGGCAAGTTGGGAGGTTGAGCAACAAGAACAGCAGGAGAAACAACAGGTGGGGTTCAATGTTGctcctgctcctcctgctaCTACTTTGCAGACTGAGATAGCTTTGTAAAAGAgggaaggaagaagatgaggaGGGGATAAGGGATGAAAGAAAGTAAGTTGCAAGTTAGGGAAAAAGGTGCTTTGGGCTCtcttttgagttttgtttttgctttgcTCTCTGATTTTGGTCATAATGACCAGACTAAAACCAGAATGGTATGACTAGCTTTGATTGACAAGTAGATAAAATGATGAAACATCTGACTGGTCCAATTGTCCAATCTTCTTTTGTATGCTTCAGTTTATTAAAAGGAAGGGTCTCTATGCTTAGTCTAGAAATATCAGTATCATTATGCTTGTAGTTTGTGATTCTGGATTTTATGTACAAAGATTATATGAAACAAGAAGCAGAGATCCAAAAAATGAAGCAGCTTTATCCTCTCTATTTGATTGCTCTAGGCATGCATGCCATTGCTGCTTGATGTTATTATttcccttcttcttttttttcttccccttTTTTGGTCTGCCAGTTTTAAGGTACTGTGGTGTTGTGTGGAGGTTTTAAGGAAGTAAACATTTTGCATCACCTTGAGGATTGAGTTTGATGAGGTCCATAGTGGAACcctttttcttaaattttgtttcttttttttttttgttatcatGGGTTCTTGGCCAGGATTAGGATGGGTTATGATTATGAGTGACCAAACTGTTTTTATTTAGGCTCTTTATGCTTTGCTTTCACTTCTGAATGATTAATATGCAAAAATTTGCCTTGTGCTTTTTCTGTACGTAATAGAAGTAGGTAAATAAAGATAAAAGCTGGTATCATAAAACTGCAGAAAGCATGCCACAAAAGAATGTGATTATATAGAGGAGGCTGCAACTAattgttttattattattattgttcatttcattttcttatctGTTAAATTTGGTACTGTTATGACGTATTGAATGATGTCAATGATTTGATCTGAATTGTTACTAGCCTGTGCAAAATATCCAGGACATTAACTTAATGTTCAGAGTATCATAACTGAACTGAATATGGTTCTATATATGCGTGTGTTTAATTTTCATGCTATTTCTTAACATTGAGAATGTCATTGGGTAGAGAAAACCATATAGCCGTGGAAATACTTTTTGGTTAACTGAAAATTTTGGGGAACATCTAAAGACTTAATTGTTAGGGGAGGATGAGAAACATATTTACTCATATCTGTACTGGCAAAAACCTGCCTGAAAATTCTGCAGGACGTTGGTTCAACGCAATCCattctaatatatatagtctcatTCCAGAGCGGAGACCCGCTTTGAAATTAAAGTACATAGGTCCTTATGACTAGTTTTTCGGTCACTTTTTCATATCTCCACTATTCAGTAGTTAGATATGTAGGTGTAGATCATGTATAAAAAATTTCActcaatttggtgatcgttaaggtatcgaaaTACTATTAAATCTATGGACCAACCGAATTTGTTCGTTCTTGTAAATCATAATTGTAAAAACTCGAACGGTTaccaaattgaatgaaattttgtatggatgatttatacatacatatctaACTATtaaatggtggagatgtgaaaaaatGACCGAAAAACTAATCAAATAAGGACCTCCACACTTTAATTTCAAAGCGGAGCTCTGTTATGGAatgagactatatatatatatatatatatatataatatatatatatatatatatatatatatttgtgtgtgtgtgtgagctTACGATCAACTATGTATTCCCAGAAGCAACAAATTGGTGAAGAACATTTCTTACCATCCTTATTCTACAATAACTATCCGTATGTACATGATGATCGATCCATGTAAGTCGAAGCTTCATATGAAGCTTATCGATCATGAACCTACTAAGTACTAACATGTCATCTAAGTAAATTATCGATCTACAAAACATGGAAGGATGTGATGAAATACTGAAAGTAAGAAGTAAGAACCGGCCATCTGGTGATCATGACATATCAGTACCCAGATCCCAAATCCAATGAGTATGCATACGTACTGCAAAGAGTTTCATAGGTCTCGATCTTCAAATCTTCTTATTGCAAGTTTGGAGGGTATATTAAAGGACCGATCCGGACTCATGATCTAGAACACCGAAGACATATGAATCACTAAACTTTGAACAGAAGTTTGATAGTCTGATCACATTGATCTTCCAAGTAATTTGGCTAATTAACATTCTAGCTTGCTAGCAATGAGTTTGTTGAAGACTCGAAGTTCGTTTAGGAGTACTACTCCGGCAGGTACTGTACTTTTGAATTTGCACTCGATTTATAGAAGCTAGCTAGACGACTAGCTTATTACGGTTCgttctatctttacatcatggGATCCGACATTGCTTTGAGGCAACGAGCTTGTTCATCAACCCGAGTTCTTCTCATTGCAAGCTTCCAAACATTGTATGGTAGGCTCAAACAGACGTTTGAGACATATATGAAGACCCAAAGTCTGGTTTTCTCGCCACCTGCTCTGTGAACGTGATAAACTTCCATGCATGTAACTTCCGTCTCAACATATATTCTCAAAAAATCATACCGTCTCAAAGCAATTGACGGTATAGAAAGTTGCAACAATCGTAGGATGTAATTCTAAGGCGTATAGTCGCAACTAGCAAGTATGATACATGTTTTAAAAAGCGAAGGCATACCCCAATGCGTTTTCTTGAGAGTCTTGAGTCTTAGAACTTGAGGCGCATAAAGCATAAgccttatgttataaaaaaattagtagttaaatgtgtaaatatataattatacacgtacaaaaagaacaaatatacataagaacttatcaatttattgcatttagatatactgaaattcataatccaaatgtgttagatagttttcatcaaattaaacacattatataaataaatataaaaatatacttaaaaaattattttctaaggcgTGGTAAAATGCGTAAAAGGCGTAAAAAACGTAACATAAGGTGTAAAAGGTGAGCCTCGGTGTCTAAACTGAAAAACATATGCGTTATGTAAGTAGCTTTAAACTTTTTAAGCCTCAGACGAGCCTTGAGGCGAGTTTTTTAAACATTGAGTATGATATATCGTTATGTTCTTTCTATTAATCGCTGTCTGATTAGCTAttcaattattttcatttaatttatTCTTAATGATTGCATTATTAATTCCCGGCAACCAAAGATGATCACTTAGTGAATACTAGATTCTTAAAACAACACAAATATTTAACGTAACGTAGAGTTAAGCAGCACTAATTGAGAGAGTGTGCAACCAGATCGATGTACCTCTGCcttcaacaaacaaaaaaactcgATTTACCTCTGTCTGTGTCTGGTCCCAGAAATACATGCATGTAAAGCTTGAGCAGAGTTTGCCAAAACTAGTCAGTGGCTAAGGTcgaaatttaatttaaaatctGGAGCAAAAAGTATAGTTGACGTCTAGCTGCGCTTGGCCAATTATCAGTGCTGTTCAGCCTGTGCTGTTACGTTCTCGATAAGAGTCCGAGTACTTAGAGGATCCACAGCGCGCGAGAGTCTTTTGTTCTGATATGAATACTGGACGCAAGATCATGATGCATGCTCGTTCTACCTGTTGTGTCGGCAAATAAGGCAATGATTATTCAAAGAGTTGTGATCTGGTAATTAACAAAAGCTTGTTCCGTTGCGCAGATTGATAATAGCTGGCGAGCTACTGTATGGCTCGCCTGGTACAGAACCTAAGGCCGGGGACCATAGACTAGCTAGTACTGTAGTGGCGTAGTAATAAGATCGATATATAATGTGAAAATGCAAACCTTCATTATTTATCATATTaagtttttttaaaacaaataatataaaGCATTTATGCATCACTAGTgtataataattaattaacataTTCATCAATATTGGCAatcatattaattaattaattataataaGTAATAATTAATATAAAGCATTTATGCATCAATATGGCTCGTCAACAAGTCCGGTCATAAGTGGCGGGTCCGGACCATGGTACGTTTAGATAAGTGCCGGGCCGGGTCaaatatttttacaaatatgaagattCAAACCGCCCATTTAAAGCGGGTATTGCGGGGTTTTATGGACCGCGCTTTGTAGacttattagaaaaaaaaagactcttatttaagggtttggaacaataaaagaattcttGGAAAACATTTCAAAaacaaagtcacaaataaattctagtttcgaaatattgtcgattgccacaagtagatgtgatcgatatatatttagggactatgtaaaaatttcgtccattttgaaTATGGTTTAACCGTCTGTACATACGGTAAAAAATgcgttttaacatattaaaaccctaaTTGACCAAATCTTTGCTAAATGGGTTTtctcagtgcgaccgcgcacgatcggtgacaaaaattaggtgatttcaaatatataaatgacATTCGGTGTTTGCATCTTGATAATGGATCTTCCCTTGGGgaatattagtggtgtttttggtttaccagaaatttcagacggtcaaacaatgtccgaattggatgaaaattttatatggtcattaaatatatatacccatcacatcggctggtgtcgatcgatcccaagaagtttccttcatatagtcgtttcataatgcgatagttttattttaaacctaatataaaagttaggatatattagtagacacttcggcgatcgacaactccagtttgaaatatggtatATCGACAacagctgatgtgatcggtatatatatttatggatCCCATAACATTTTTTTCCGTTTTAGAAATGGTTTGAcagtccgtacctacggtcaatcAAAAAAgaacgttttaacatattaaaacctcattaacTGGGGTTTTCCCAAATGCGATTCCTTGGAGCGACCGCGCttgatcggtgacaaaaattagatgatttcagatatgcaaacggctttcggtgttcgcatcttggtaatgggttttCCCTTaaagcatattagtggtgtttttgatttactggaaattccgactgtcaaacgagttccgaattgggTGAAATTTTTACTGGgtcaataaatatatatacagttcaTATCGGCTAgtatcgatcgatcccgataagttttccttcatatagtcgcttcataatgcgatagttttattctaaacctaaataaaagttatgatatattagtaTACACTTCGGTGACCGACAACtctagtttgaaatatggtcgatcgacatatatatttaaggatATATATTTAAGAATCCCGTAAAAttttcgtctgttttggacatagtttgaccgtccgtacctacggtcaacaaaaaagaggcgttttgacataataaaccCCATTAACCGGGTCTtggccaaatgagtttcctcgatGCGACTGCACacgattggtgacaaaaattagatgatttcagatatgcaaacgactttcgatgttcgcatcttggtaatgggtcttcccatAGGGCATATTTGTGGTGTTTTTGATTTACTGGAAATTCTGATAatcaaacgaggtccaaattggatgaaatttttactgggtcactaaatatatataccgatcatatcagctggtgtcgatcgatcccgagaagtttcctttatatagtcgcgtcataatgtgatagttttattctaaacctaatataatagttatgatacattagtatacacttcggcgatcgacaactctagtTTGAAATacgatcgacactagcagatgtgattggtatatatatttagggattcCGTAAAATTTTCGTCGATTTTGGTCACAGTTTGACCGTCTGTACATACGAACAAAaaaatgcgttttgacatattaaaaccccattgaccggagatttgccaaatgggttttctcGATCTGATTATGCACGATCgttgacaaaaattatgtgatttcagatatgctaATCACTTTCagtgttcgcatcttggtaatagaTCTTTCCTTAGGGCATAtaagtggtgttttcggtttaccagaaattccgacggtcagacgaggtccgaatcagatgcaatttttatagggtcaataaatatatatactaatcatatcggctggtgtcgatcgatcacgagaagtttccttcatataatcgcttcataatgcgatagttttattctaaacctaatagaatatgtatgtataatattttgtaACATGGCAGGCTTTTACGGGCTGGGCCCAAGAACcaggccgggtttcacacctctaaactaagcccggccctctacccacggaaacGGGCTTTTTCGCGGGTCGGGCCTAGTAAAAGCCCATCATGCTTGCGGATCTCCGTGGACTTATCAAATCCgtgggctaaatgatgaggcctagttGGTGTGCAGGTTATCCACATTTCTACCGTAAACCTTAGAAGTTAGAATGCCTTAGAGATATGAAAAATGCTAACCGATCACTtttgaatatattttttttgaaggcaacttttgaaaatataaatataaaaatatatatatatagcttcttAGCTGTGGATCTCCAcaccaatggttttggtgcagatttcaattttgttttaccaccttttgatcaaattttctcatttcCACCATATAGTATCTAAATAATTTTATGTATattatctctgcaaaatttcagacaATTTGAGAATCGTTAAGGTCCTCAAAATTGCATTTTTATGTTATAAACATGAACGATTTAAGTTTGACAAATTCAGTTCCTCCACATGTTTTTCGAgtttgagggccttaacgattacaAAATTGGTTACAATTTTGTAAGGATGatatacacaatattatctggATACTAgatggtggagatgagaaaatttgattGAAAGTGAAGctaaaatggaaatccgccGCAAAACATTGGTACAGACCTTCTCAACTAAGGAAAAtcctatatatttatatacaaaTTTTATTGCTAAAGAGGTCcttttttaatcaaatggTGTGGATTTCTTATTTTGACCAATTCTTTCATCATATTTTTGCATCTTAAACATTCATATATTAGGTCATGTaagcaaaatttcagccaatttagtGATCGTGAAGGTATCAAACAAGTATTAAAACCATGAACGAGCGAAAAACTGCAAAAGCtgaatatttcattttttaataCTAACTCGCAGTTTTGAATGCTTTAACGATAATttaattggctgaaattttgtacaGATTGATAGGCGCAAAAGCACCTACAAAGATACCATACtataaaatcaattatatcaattatatcaatgtaGTAAATGGAAAATAGGGGTCATTACCCGTAGAGAATTGGTGAAACTAAGacttaaaaacacaaacagaTGCGTAAACCATAAATCTGGCAGACTCGACCTAGGAGCGGACacctaattaattagctaAACTAGACTCAACCAAATATTACGAAATTAAATAGACACTAACTAGACACAGTGGCGGACTACCACATAAATGTGGAGGGTATTCGGAATTAGTTTGGTTggtaaacaaaaataaataggaCAGAAGTACTGTTAAAAACAGAAtattaaaaagtaaatatgGATATAAATATGAGAAACACAATAGCTAGGAACTTCTCTCCACCAATATGCTTCAATCACCACAAAGCCatgtcaataattatagatgaATATACTCACAGTTTAATAAATGTTATTAGGTCATTAACCGTATTACGTCCTCTTACTTGTCATGTTAAGCGAAAATGTCGGTATCGACTtaactatattctcaattaattgatctatgaaatgtcggtatctagactaaaataattaaaatcatgaaGTTCTAAGAACGTTTGAGTAACAATAAAGAATCTACGGTCAATGTCGATAATCTTAGATTACTAAGGAATCACTTCACACAACTACCTGCAAAGAACTTGTTATCTCTCACAGAATATGCAACGATATGCCGGTCATATACATATTCAAGataataaaaccctaaaacatgcatcaaagtatcgacccaatgagacatgcaatataattatcaatgaacaatCAGTAAAAAAAGTCtcatctaaatatatataaatcaattgaaGTTTGAAATCGAAGACATATCTATAGCTTTGATTAGTCCCTAACTATTAATGAATTTAGTTACACATAATATTGAATAAAAGCATCAAAGAATACATGAGAGATAAATTAAAGGAGAAGAGACCgaacttcctttttcttgtggAGACTTGATGAGATTTTGGCCCCTGAGGAGATGTGGGTTGtagcttgaggagattgaaGGTGACTTCGCTTCGGCTCTCCCTATCCGTCTTCTCCCATTTctcttctattcttctctctATTTTGTCTTCCCCTCTCCCTCtgtttctcttggttggtCAAAGAAAATGGTGTGTATGGAGATGGTGGTGATTAAGGTTTTTATAGAGGAGAATAATAGtggaaaaagtagagaaaaatgagagataatggtGTAGTGAGTGGGGTGGTTGGTTATGGAATAAGTGAGTGATAAAAGaggaagtgagtgatcatggaaggaagtgggtgatcatggaggaagtgaATAATCATGGAAGAAGTGAATGATCATGGAATAAGTGGGTGTTAAATGaggaagtgagtgatcatgaaaggaaGTGAGTAATCATGGAGGAAGTGAATGATCATGGAAAAAGTGGGTGATGACTAGGTAATGATGGACAAAGAAGAttacacccaaaatcaaatcagatttttgcataatatagATGTGGATTTTTGGATAATGGGAAGccatgattttgtgagaaagagagaaaaatagtgtagttaaatctcaattaaaaagATGAGATCTAGTTGTGATAGAACAATATGTTgctcctccataaaattagccCGAAAATGCATGGCACCACCAAAAGTGGTAGTGCTCGGAAAATTACTGAAATTTCACATTTATTCTCTTCTTGTCAAGATATTCGAGTTAGAAATTGAATTCCCCTCactttcttctctcttattctttattccacttcaaaatacctaaaaacaaataaaattaataaaaaaaataaaaacattacAAAATAGCTAAGTAAAATGAATAATTAACACAATAAAAGTCACATAAATATGTGATTATAAGAGATGATTTATACAATATTAGCTAAAATCTGAACGGTTAAGATGCAAAAATATGATAAAAATCTGACAGCGTGGATGGTGCTGATCGTGCTCCCCTATCCCGGTGCTCTTGTCTATGCCGGACGGAGCTCCAGCTCATGCATATGGCAGATTCGTCCGTTCCGGAGTCGGTGACGCACGACGACAACGTGGATGGTGCTGATTGTGCTCCCCCATCCCGGTGCTCCTGTCTATGCCCGACGGAGCTCCAGCTCATGCATATGGCGGTCGAAATCTTGAAATTTCTGGGCACCGTGcggaaattttaaaattttggcCGACAC from Argentina anserina chromosome 2, drPotAnse1.1, whole genome shotgun sequence carries:
- the LOC126782708 gene encoding LOW QUALITY PROTEIN: cytokinin riboside 5'-monophosphate phosphoribohydrolase LOG5 (The sequence of the model RefSeq protein was modified relative to this genomic sequence to represent the inferred CDS: deleted 2 bases in 1 codon), with protein sequence MEHKEEVVRSRFKRVCVFCGSNTGKRESYKAAAIELGQELVSRRLDLVYGGGSIGLMGLVSQAVHDGGRKVLGIIPRPLMGAEIIGETVGEERSVADMHQRKAEMARHSDCFIALSGGYGTLEELLEVIAWSQLGIHNKPVGLLNVDGYYNYLLIFIDKTVDDGFIKPSQRHIIVSSQNAKELVEKLEGYVPVHDGAIAKASWEVEQQEQQEKQQVGFNVAPAPPATTLQTEIAL